ccGAATCATAACTCACCGTGCAACCCTTCAAAAGTATTTTCTgactagggcacttgagttaatgtagggctcaattattttaagcatcgctcgaagaagttcgagcaagattatttctctctcatttttgcggggttcttgacttgtaaatccggagcagatgatgaagaaattcatttcagcagctttgactcaactagagtcccctttgtaaacctttgacctagctctcattacggtcccaatcaagacctccagatcggctcggtcgtatcaattgcgagattactcggatccttatcgaatgcgatgatggaaagattgagtgatttcttttgaatcccgcaaacaggataaatagcttttctcgagagtgagtgaaagccctttcggaccgaagtccccccattcagctcacattcgaggtattcgtaatgtgagaacctccctggacaaaattggtaatgcaaacttgacagaatggttatgcatgaaccatagtatgagtgattgcattatactcattgttgaatatgtttgtgtgtgttacctctgacattctatgataggtaatacattcccgatgttcgagttccctcccaaggtctcgaaattcatccaaggattattgaatgagcaagtttttttggcaaatgcctaccggtacgatacgagcaatctgtttcgttccttgattaatcgtttggagaacccgggtaagttttcgaaccccttttcaaattaacaactcttctgatgatagttgttatgattcaattcgtgcaatatgcctcttttgtacttatcgattccattcgatggtactcctatcaaatattattcaattcgggcaatatgccccttttgtacttatcgattccattcggtggtactcctctcaaatattgttcaaatcgggcaatatgcctcttacgtcgagtcgtgaagacatatgcacttgcgatcttgacatcttatcaaatcataacgacgtagctcttatgatttcgatctcgaatcacgaagacgtatgcactggtgatcttgacctttagtcggctcataatgacatagctcttatgattttcggctcctttatcaaatcatgaagacataagcacccatggttttgatccaaaccaaatcataatgacgtagctcttatgattttgtttcccctttgtcgaatcgtgaagacatatgcaccggcgatttcaacatttaatcaactcacaacgacgtagctcttgtgaacttgatttcacttctttcgactcacaacgacgtagctcttgtgatctcaaacgacacacatatcttgcgctgtcttgcattagggagaagtctcgataacgagataggccaaataccttaaaatccttgcatctcgcaaaaagaagcttggaaattaagagaaccattagcttacgagaaatttggtaaaacaggtattcttgtatgcgatccatgtgcgagtttctctaacatgaaaaatgagaagttttgacacatgttatttactggtcttgcatatcatgcatcacttcattacataaaaaatgggattaaaactcccgccaaaaagttcatccataatttgtacttgtcaaaatttaggattcaattttgtctttgagcggaacctctacgagcctccactcaaagaggggcactgttgacgcctaaattttgactaatctattttttgcataaaaattataaaaaatcatctcatatatttatttttagcgtacattgcattggcatataattgggcaagcgtaacacttaatttagcatgcgtctagactaggcacgggatggaaaaatataccgagaagatttgaaacttcgggactgtattgcaaatacttaaaacttcgtggaccagtattgcaaatacttgaaacttcggggatcgcattgcaaataccaagagaagatgaagaagggaagatgatgaagggaagatgatgaagggaaggtgatgaagagaagataaagaagagaagataatgaaaggaagatggtgaagggaagatgaagaagagaagatgaatatgaagaagggaagatgaaaatggaaggtgaagaaatgaagatgaagaagaaaagatgaaagtggaaggtgaagaagtgaagatgaagaatgaaggatggagaactttgcctataaaagagagctcttgagaagagttttaggaggagagtgaaagagaattgagagagttttagagtggaagagtattgagagaatttgtgagagaaattctttagagaggaaaaaagagagttcttgagaaaaatcgtaagagaaaatttgagagtgaagaaaagagttttagtcgagcatcatcttcgacgagtcccggcacgtacttcgcctctcgccatccaacaacgccactacttgccttttttcgacgatagccacgttcttccaattccgagatcttgaaggaagccataacgtgtacgtgagtaagattttgtgtaatagaaggtaaccctttccatctcgatctacaaaaatgtaatcgtttggtgtgaacatttgtttgtttattttagacatgtcacgtgtcccaaaatttagtaTTATTacctgttaatttatttttgtaaatactcgtgattggctgcgttttctttctttctaaatcacccatggtgtatatcgtacaaagttcaatgttttacatccccataaaaaagaagaaaaaatcaaaaaattgcatctttgaatttcaagtaaaatccatcaaaattgccaaatcaaatatttttcatgaaaatggtaccgaaagggcgttagagtaatctagcgtaaccaaatccccgaattcaaaatctctggttcgcggaaataagatagtcttctcccgctattttatttaggtttctaatcaacctaccgaaaatgattagtggcgactccaaattcaaaacacattgcatgttaattatttgaaccttaagttgcgatttggtatggacttgggagagtccgagttaggttagttaattaattaacctgataatccattagcctggaatttaacttgtttattttttaggtcgcgacacaacCGTATATATACCTTCCATTTGGCGACTTCTGTCTTCCCAGCCCTTGGCCTTCCGTGTCTTCTAACTGAAACTCTCCCTCTAGATTTTATGCTTGTTGAAGTTCATGATGAGTTCAGGCAAAGATCTAAGTTGGGTTTGCTAAGTTTCTTGCATTGGTGAAAGGTCGAACTTGTGGGGAGGTGACTTGAATCACTGGCTCAGCTCCTGTTGGTCCGAGGCTTCTTACAAGCTTGAAGCTTTTTTTGAGAGTCTCTGTAAAccttcttgcttttctttcttctgggTAGCTGAAGGAGAAGCTGAGGAAGGCTCACGGCCGGTTTCTTTCAGTTCTTGTGCATGTAAGTCATACTCATTTTCGAATTAAAGCAAAAAGTTGGCtccaaaaagcaaaacaaaaaaaaaaaaaagtaagatgcTATGAGAGAAATAGCCAAGCCAAATTCACATTGTTCTGTCTCTTGTTGTCCTAAATTTGGAAATACTGACGTTTTTCCACTGTAATTTCACCATTTTCCCCATGTTTTGGGGAATCCTGATTTTCTACTGTCTACTGTTATTTCTCGTTTTTTTTCATCAGCTGGAGTATAAGAAGTGAAAACCATCGTTTTCCTTTCTTACCTCATAAAAATCTGTGGTTTCTGCCccccctcctttctttttcccccagCACATAAGGTTTTGGTGGGCAGAACTTGGAAGTGCAAGTGTACATGAGTTGGCCGTTTTGTTCCGCTCACaaagattcaagatttgaaTTGAACCTGAGATTTTCATTTCCTTATTCAGTTCTAAATTCTAAGAGTTCGTGTGGCAATGGAGACAAGCTTCCTGTTGGCTAAACTCAACATGTTGATGACCTCTGATCATTCCTCGGTTGTGTCCATGAACCTCTTTGTGGCACTTCTTTGTGCCTGTATTGTGGTAGGCCACTTGTTGGAGGAGTACAGGTGGATGAATGAATCCATCACAGCCCTTGCCATTGTAAGTTCAATAGCCAGactttttaggaaaattcataTCTTGATTTGATTGTCTGAGTGATTATTGGGATATAACATGCAGGGTCTGTGCACTGGAGGTGTAATTTTGCTTACTACTGAAGGAAAGAGCTCTCGTCTTTTGGTTTTCAGCGAAGATCTTTTCTTCATCTATCTTCTTCCGCCTATTATATTCAATGCCGGGTGAGTCGAGAAAAAATTTTCGCTCCATCTTTGTTTGTTTCCTGTGCCATATTTGATCGTGCAAGAGGTTGGAGTTTTCTGTATCTTCTTTTGCTAAATTATTGGATGGAGTTTACTTCATCCACGATGTATTGTTCTTTATTCTCTCCCCAGGTTCCAAGTAaaaaagaagcaattttttcGCAACTTCATGACAATCATGCTCTTCGGTGCGATTGGTACTCTAATATCCTTCGGTATCATATCACTAGGTATATGTCTGCAATCTGTTCTCATCTAAAGGAACAATAATCATTGCAATCAGATTGTTCCACTTGAAGTAAAATGATATACTCTATTGAAGAAACTTGGTGCAGCTCTGCACCTTCATCCGTTTTCATATATAGTTCTGACTGACTTACAGTTTCATGGCCTCTAATTCAATTTAGGTGCCGTACACATctttcagaaaatgaaaatcgGTCCACTTGAAATGGGAGATTATCTGGGTAAATACATTTCATTTAAGTTATTTTTCCCATTGTCTTGGGACTCAATATTTAAGTGCCTTATTGTGTACTTGAACTTACACTCCCTTGGTGGATGCAGCGATTGGAGCGATACTTTCCGCGACAGATTCTGTCTGCACCTTGCAGGTACTGAGGTCGTACCAAGCTGCAGTCCAATTTCCCCACCACCTGGTCAGAACGATGAAATGATTTAACCGATGTTTGATTACTGGGTGCAGGTGCTTAATCAGGACGAGACGCCTCTACTATACAGTCTGGTCTTTGGTGAAGGTGTCGTGAATGATGCCACATCAGTTGTCCTGTTCAATGCTATTAAGAGCTTCGACCTTACCCACATCAACTCCAGGATCGCTCTGGAGTTCATGGGCAACTTCTTATACTTGTTTATCTCAAGCACGATGCTTGGAGTTTTGGTGAgactccctcctcctctctcccaGCTTAAGATGTTGTTCTTGATCTGTTTTTGACATGTTTGGTTTGTGTTCCTGCAGGCGGGGCTGCTCTGTGCTTACATTGTTAAAAAACTCTACTTTGGCAGGTTGACAAATTGATCCTTAGCACCGATGTCTGGTTTAATTGTCTATAAAATGAATTACCAGTTAACAATATCTGTTCGGTGCTTGCTTTTATTTTGGGTACTTTCTTTTGTGTGCTCTTATAGCTTCTAACATTACAATTGCAGGCACTCTACAGATCGCGAGGTTGCACTGATGATACTCATGGCATACTTGTCATATATGTTGGCTGAAGTAAGATAATCTTTAGTACTTGCATAGTCATAGAACTATTCTTTGCTAATAATTCATTCTTTGCCTATTTGCGGATTTGTCGTGTTAAGAGTATATTGTTTTGGCAGTTGTTTTACTTAAGCGCCATCCTCACTGTGTTCTTCTGTGGAATTGTCATGTCGCACTATACATGGCATAATGTGACAGAGAGTTCAAGAGTGACCACTAAGTATGTCGAATCTGCCCACTTTCGATCCTTCCTTGAACATAATTCCTGGTATTCTCACGCCGCTAATGTTCAATCTACCTGCCAATGATTGCAGGCATGTTTTTGCCACTTTGTCGTTTGTTGCCGAGATCCTCATCTTCCTTTATGTTGGAATGGATGCGTTAGATATCGAGAAGTGGGGAGTTGTCAGAAATAGGTAATAATAAGTCTGTTACATTCTGCCTTCGCTAAGCGATGTTGAATAGGGGGAATCACATTTCCATTTTTCTAACgtttcgttcttcttcttcgttcatTCAGTCCTGGAAAATCGATCAAGGTCAGCTCGATATTGTTGGGACTCGTTCTGATAGGAAGAGCGGCCTTCGTTTTTCCCCTATCATTCTTATCCAACTTGACTAGGAAGTCTAAGTACGAGAAGATCGATTTAAAGCAGCAGGTTGGGGATCAGAGTGTTCTTGCAGATTTTCCTGCATATGAGGTAGTCAGCATGATTGAGTTTCCTAATTTAACTCTGATATGTTCAGGTCACAATTTGGTGGGCAGGGCTTATGCGTGGCGCTGTCTCCATGGCACTCGCTTATACCCAGGTAAAATGATGGGATACT
The genomic region above belongs to Rhodamnia argentea isolate NSW1041297 chromosome 6, ASM2092103v1, whole genome shotgun sequence and contains:
- the LOC115748456 gene encoding sodium/hydrogen exchanger 2-like — its product is METSFLLAKLNMLMTSDHSSVVSMNLFVALLCACIVVGHLLEEYRWMNESITALAIGLCTGGVILLTTEGKSSRLLVFSEDLFFIYLLPPIIFNAGFQVKKKQFFRNFMTIMLFGAIGTLISFGIISLGAVHIFQKMKIGPLEMGDYLAIGAILSATDSVCTLQVLNQDETPLLYSLVFGEGVVNDATSVVLFNAIKSFDLTHINSRIALEFMGNFLYLFISSTMLGVLAGLLCAYIVKKLYFGRHSTDREVALMILMAYLSYMLAELFYLSAILTVFFCGIVMSHYTWHNVTESSRVTTKHVFATLSFVAEILIFLYVGMDALDIEKWGVVRNSPGKSIKVSSILLGLVLIGRAAFVFPLSFLSNLTRKSKYEKIDLKQQVTIWWAGLMRGAVSMALAYTQFTRSDAKLRGNAFMITSTITVVLFSTVVFGLLTKPLVRILLPSTKYFASTTSSEPSSPKSFTQPLLSNGQDLESHQNGKSILRPSSLRKLLSTPTHTVHHYWRRFDDAFMRPVFGGRGFVPFIPCSPTDQDDHQWL